The Halovivax ruber XH-70 genome includes the window CCAGGTCGGCTTCGCTGACGACCGGTTGCGCCCCGGCGAGCGGGCCACCCTCAGTGCCTGGGTCGGCCGCCCAGCCGTAGACGTTGCGCTGGTCGTCGGGGCTGATGTCGCCGACGATTCCCGCCTGCAGGCTCGCTCCCAGGGTCACGAACGCGATGACGGCCGCGACGCCGATGATGACGCCGAGCGTCGTCAACGCCGACCGCAGGCGGTGCCCGGCGATCGACCGCCAGGCGAGGCGGAGCAGGGCGAGCGGCTTCACCGGTCTGGCCCCCGATCTGACCCCTCCTGATCCGTCCCACGGTCCGTCGCCGTAGCGCCTTGCTCGTCGCGTCCAGCAGTCGACGATGGGGTGCCGTCAGGTCCGGCGGACGGTGGCTCCGGTCCGTCGTAGGCGTCGTCCAGCGCTTCGATTCGCTCGATCTTCCCGTCGAGCAGGTGCACGATCCGCTCGGCGCGCTCGGCGACGTGGCGCTCGTGGGAGACGACCAGCAGCGTCGTGCCGGCGTCGTGAAACTCGGCGAAGAGGTCGAGGATCCCGGCTTCGGTCTCCGTGTCCAGGTTCCCCGAGGGTTCGTCGGCCAGCACGATCGCCGGGTCGTTCACGAGCGCGCGAGCCAGCGCGACGCGCTGACGCTGCCCGCCCGAGAGTTCGTTCGGCCGGTGATCGGCCCGGTCGGCGAGACCGACCCGGTCGAGGAGGTTTCGCGCCCGCTCGTTCCTGTCGGCACGGCCGACGTTCTGGAAGAGTTGCGGCATGGCGACGTTCTCCAGGGCGGTCAACCGGGGCATCAGGTTGAACGTCTGGAAGACGAACCCGATCTCGGTGCCACGGAGTCGCGTTCGTTCCCGCTCGCTGAGCGTCGAGACGTCCGCCCCGTCGATGACGACGCGGCCCTCGGTCGGCGTGTCGAGACAGCCGATCACGTTCATCAGTGTCGACTTGCCCGACCCGCTCGGGCCCATGATCGCCGTGTACGAGCCGCGGGGAAGCGAGAGTGAGACCCCGTCGAGCGCGTGGACCGGCTCGGCTAGCTGGTAGGTCTTGCGGACGTCGTCGAGGGTGACGGCCGGCTCGCTCGTCGCCATGCGGGTCGGACCACGTCCCCGGCGAAAAAGATTCGCGGCGACGCGAGGGGTGGTTTACAATTGGTCTCGGAGGGCGAATCACAGCCTACAATCCGCCAACCGCTGTATCATCTTACAACTGTCGAGACGGGGACCAACTCATAAACCAGCGGTATTGGCTGTACACGACTTTGGTCTTGAAGCTAACAAATTCTTATCCATCAGGCTATCCAAGATGCGAATTACCATTGTTATAGAGACTTAATATTCGATATTTTGATATGGGTAGCATTAGATATGTGGGTGTATTGTAATCTTTAACCCGTGCCGTAGAACTCATTGCACCGCCAAGGATCTGGTTCCTGCACAAGCGATATGCACGTTGAAGCAGAATAAAAGGAAATTTTGCAATTAGCTTACGAACCAACGACACCTTTGAATATGTATCTCAAGAGATCAACCGCCCAATTGGGTCTTATATATTATATTTGGGTTTGACTGTTGATTACAAAAGCATGCCCTCAGTTCTGATTCTATAGCTGTGGTTGACTTCAGTCAGTAATTATATATGTCCTCTATCTCCGCCATTCCCAAGTATGGCAATCTACCTTCGTGGAGGCTCCAGATCGAGAACGTATTCTATCTTTAATAGATTATGCTCTACTAGGCTGATCAAATTCGACGCTATGTTTATTTGCAATTCTATAGGCTGCACACCCAACGCTAGTATCACCCACGGAGCCTTTGTGTGGGGCGATAACGGCTGCTCGTTTTACGCCGATAGAATCTGTATATTCTCGGTAGTGGGGAGAACCGGAGTCGCCACTATCTGTGCACGTCGTAAAATGCACATATATGTCATCACCTTCACAGTCAGTAGAATATCCGTCCGGAAGATACTCATCATACCCAGAAACCTCTCCGCTTGTTTTACATGTCTTCGCCCCTCTCTTATATACTGTCTCACCATCTGATTTAAGCACGTGTAAGCCTTCTTGAGTCACATGACCGCTAATGGGTCTATTTGTGCCATGTATTTTGCCGCTAAAATCCATCTCTGAATCAGATGTTATTTCAACAGTGGCCCAGTCCTGGTCTGGATCAAGGTCAGTAACTTGACCAACTACTTTCCCCTTGTGTTCAAGGGTGTAATCTGGGCACACGTGGGCACAAGTAATTGCATGGGCGGAACACATCAAAACCGGGTCTAAGTCCTTTATCACATACCCGAACGAACTGTGATTGCTATCCAGTCTTGCTCCACCGCCAAGGGAATTGTATTCATTGCTATCACAGTAATTGTCCCGACTACAGTTATGGTTATCAACTCCTGAATATTCTATCACATCTATTTTCTCACCATCTATTCTTTCAGGTAGAACGCTCATTGGGTTTGCACTTGGGTCTTTTTTGGCATCTTCTCGAACACGGATATGAAGTTTACTCTTTTTCAGCGGGCCGATCTTTTCTTCAGAATTGGATATTCCTACCGATGAAATGCCTGATTCGTATTTGTATTCATCTTTAAGATTATTTTTCAATTTGATGATGTGTCTTTCGTGCTCCCACCAATCTTCTGGGACTGACTGTGTTTTTATGATTTCTCCACCTCGTTTAACTACGGGTAACCTTTTTTCATTATCTGGTAGCGCTGAACCAGTTTTAGCGACCGTTAGTGATACAGATCCGCCACCTACTGCCTTCAGTACGTTTCTTCTGAACGTCATGTACACCATCCCAATTATTAACTATACTATTTATATTTACGGATATTGTATTCTATCTTAATATATGAATGGGGTAGGCGCGTATCCATTCCATTTGCCCACAACTTTTTCTTATAACTAATTAAGGGTTGTTGTAATGCTGGTAATGGTCTTCATCCCTCCGTTTTTCAATTTCTCTATTAGAAAAGGTTTTACGCTCGGAAGCAAATGAAGTAAATATGGAACGGCGCACTCTCCTTTCACGAGCTGCGATTGGCTCCTCTCTACTTGTGGCTGGGTGTTTAAGCGATAGTTGGATAGGTAATAACGAAGGAAACAGTATGGAAAGTGAAGGTCCTATGACTCAGTCTGTACTTGATTACGAACTACAGCAGTTAGGGATTCTCCGAACAACTCACAACCCTCTTGACGAAAATTCATCAGGATCTTCTATGATAATAACTTCGCCCAGTGATGCATATGATAAAATACCCGTAGAAAAATTCGAAAATAATAGCGTGGAGGATATTGACAATTTTATCACAAACACTGACTTCAACAGTGATGTATTACTTTACATATTGTCTAAATGGCCCAAGTCAAATGGGGCGTATATAAACGGGGGCGAACTTAGAAGGGTTGGTGATAAAATCACTGGGGAATTTGTGGCTGATGGTGAAAGCCGAAATGCAGGTGATGATGCTCCTATTTTTCCTGGTTGCCTGTCTCGTGTTTATGTTGATAGGGATAACATAAAGAATATTTTTATAACTATTACCTCTGGCCGGGGTGTTGAGGAAACAACCAAAGAGAGTTTGTAGTGGTTTTATAGTAAATCCCGCATATCCTTAAAGGAACGTGGGTAGGTCTTGTTCTCTGGTGGTACTAACGGTCAAATATAAGTATAATGCTTTTCGTCTCTGTGATAAGTCTCGCAATATTGTAACAATTGGCGATTAGGTTCTTCCCTCTGAAAACGGGAGATTCTTCCAGGCTTACGCACAGTTCCGACTTCCTTCTAAGCAAAGGCGGATTTTCGTGATGCGGATCCGGAGCTAATGCTGCAACGCCCTTGATCTTCACGTTTGCGATACGTGTCTCGTCAGATGCGATCGCCGCTGCATTCAACGAATGAGTTACAGTGGTGGTACCATTGAGTCAATTTCTTATGTTCCTGTGAACTGGCGTGCCCATTCCAACGATGGTGGATAGCTTCGCTTTCAGGTGGCTGCAACTGTCCGTGCAGAGAGCACTACTCCCCCAGCGCCCGGGCGACCGCGTTCGCGACGCTCGTCGCCTTGTCGGCCAGCGCTTCGGAGACGAACCCGTCGTCGACCGCCGTCGCGAGTTCGTCCTCGTCGACGATCTCGACCGTGCCGTCGCCGTGACGAACGACGTCGACGTGCAGGTCGACGTAGCGAGCCGTGTCGGGGAAGCACTCGACGGGTGTACAGATGTTGACGTAGGTGCCGATCACGGTGCCGTCGGCGCGTTTGTACGTCGTCGGGTACCACCACCGGCCCTCGCGGAGTTTCGTCACGGCGATATCACCCGACTCTTTCGGTGCGCCGAGGCCGTCGTACTGTCCACCGCCCCGGATCGACCGTTCTAGCGTGAGCGAACCGTCCGCGTCCCACGCGGTCACCTCGCCGGGACCGAGCGTGATGAGCCGGCCGTCGGGCTTGCCGTGGCCGAGCGCGAGGCGATCGCCCGTTTGCGGGCCGAACTGGCGCGTGACGGCGGCGAACGGGAAGTCGACGTCGGCGTCCCCGCCGAACGCGTCCCCGAACCCGTCGCCCGCTCCGGCCATCGCCTCCCCACAGACCGCCTCGGCGAAGTCGACCGCGGCGCTGGCGCCCCGGTCCGCGGCCTTCGTCCGGTGGTGGCCCGGCATGGTGGTTTCAACCGCCCGGCGCGTCTCGTCGAGGGCGAACCGCGACTCGCGGCCGAACCAGCACCACTCGGTCGCGTTCGGCGCGATGATCGCCCCGTTCGTCCCGTCGCCTTCGGCGCCGTTCCCGTCCATCGAACCCGCCGCGGCGAGCGCGTCGTCGACCCGTTCGGCACGTTCCGTGGCTCGTTCGAGTGCGGTGGTCATCGCATCCATATCGGCGTCCGCGGCGGTGCGTTCCCAGCGCACGCCCCAGCCGTCAGGGGGGTCCACGGACAGCAGATCCGTCAGGCCGACGAGTTCCTCGCCCGTCTCACCCGGGGCGGCCGCGCGGACGCCGCCCCGATCGCGGGTGAGGGTGCAGAGTCCGCCGCCGACGGTGATCGTTGGTTCGACGCGCGGCAGGTCGTCGGCCCAGGGCGGCGTCGGCTCTTTCACCTGCACGCGATAGCGGTCGCCTGCGTCGACGTAGCCGTCGGCGGCGTCGTAGGGCAGGTAGCCGCGCTCGCCGTTTCCGAGGTCGACGACCGCGCCGCTGCCCCCGTCGGCATCGCTGACCGTCGCGTCGAAGACGGCCCCACGCGGTGCGTCGTCGTCCCACCGAAGCGTGTCGACTCCCGCCGATTCGACCGCGTCGGCCACGCCCGCGACGGCCGCTGCCGGTCCCGAACACTCGACGCCGAGTCGGTCGCGCGTCGTCTCGATCCGCACGCTCGCCGGCGCGGTGGCGAACGTCCCGTCGAACCGTTCCTCGATGGGATCGGAGGCCTGGACGACCTCGTGGCCCGCCGTCTGAAGCCGCTGGGTGAGGGCGGTCGTGTATGTCCCGCGGATCCGAACGGACGCCGGGTCGTGCTCGTCGGGCCCATCGGCGCCTTCCGTAGCCGTCATGGCTCGCTCGCCCGACTGGCGGGCGTCTCTCGATCGGCGATCATACCCGCACGTGGGGTCGGCGGCGTCTTGTGCGTGCGGGTTTCGGCCGCGATTCGAGCGTTGCTGGGAACCGCGTACAGATTCTTCGTTCCTCGACTCTCCCGGGAAACCTCGTTCAGGATCGACTACTCGGGCGCTAAATTTTCGGACATGTGGACGGTCGAGTCAGTGAACTACCCTACCCTACTCGCTCACGGCTGACGCCGTTCGCTCCTTGAGGGTAGCGCGGGACCTTCGGTCCCGCTGACCATGCGAACGGGCGCTTCGGGCCCGTGACCAGATAGGGCTTCCTGCTTCCACGACGCGCTTTGCAGATACAGGTGTATCCACAGGGAGCGCAGTCTCCACAGGCGTTGATTCGGAGTATCCCACTCCTACATCTTCGAGGCCGCGAGAAAGGATGTTCCATGCCGCGTTCGCGTCCCTGTCCGCTTCAAATCCGCAGGCAGGACAGGAGTGTTCACGGACCCACAACGGCTTCTTTGTCTCGACGCCGCACGACGCGCACTCCTTGGTCGTCCCTCTCGGGTTGACCGCCACGAAGTGCGTCCCCTCGCGCTCGCACTTGTATTCGAGCAACGAGAGGAACGTTCGCCATGCCGCGGACGCGGTGTTGCGGCTGTTCGACGGCGACTCCATCATGCCCTTCACGTTCAGGTCTTCGACCGCCACGAGGTCGTACTCCCGAGCGTAGTACTTCGAGAGTTTGTGCAAGAAGTCGCGGCGTTTTCGTCGGAGGTCGGCGTGACACTCCGCGATTCGACGCCGTTGTTTCTCGTAGTTGTTCGACCCGTGTTCCTTCCGGGAGAGCTTCCGTTGCTCGCGCTCCAGTCGCTCTCGTTCGTCAGAGAGGTCGAGCGACCCGACCGCCGTGCCGTCGGTATCGTGGGCGTACGTGAGAATCCCCACGTCAATCCCAACGCACTTCTCGGGATTCTCAGGCGGCTCAGGAGATTCACGGTCCATTTGGACGCCGAACGTGGCGAACCACTCGCCCGTCGGTTCCTTTTTGAGCGTGACCTGCTTGAATGCGGCATCGTCTGGAATCTCTCGGTGGAGCTGGATCGGTATGTCCGCAAGTTTCGAGAGTGACAGGACAGTCTGACCGCCCTTCTTGTCGAGCTTGAAGCCGGACTGGCTGTACGTGAAACTGCGGAACTCCCGTGGCGGCTTCCACTTGAGTTGACCGACGCCGTAGCCGTTCTCCTTGAGTTTGGAGAGGCCTTTGAGATTGTCGAACAACCGTTCTACGACGGTCTGAAGGACTTTCGAGTACACGTCAGAGAGGTCGTTCCACCACTTCTTGAGGTCGGGTAACTCAGACCGTAGCGTGGTCATTGACGGCAGTTCACCGTGTTCGTCTTGGTACTCGTTGAGGCGGTAGCGTGTGTGGTTGTACAGTTGCCTACAAATATCGCGGTGGCGGTCCAACTCCTCACGGTGGGCGTTGGACGGCTTGAGTCGATACTTGTAGGAGTAGTACATCAGGACTCTCGTTGTTCTTCGACGTATTGTTTCAGAACGTCGAGCGACACCTGCCCCGTCGAAAGGAGGCAGTAGGAACTGTTCCAGAACGAGTCGCCCCACAGTTCGGTCTTCAGTTCGTCCTCGTACTCGTTGCGGATACGACGAGCGGTCGCACCCTTCACGGTGTTGATGAACTTCACGAGGTCTGTGGTCGGCTTCGCTCGGAACTGGACGTGTATATGGTCGTCCTCACCGTCGAGATTGACGAGTTCGACGCCGTAGTTGTCCGCGAACCCTTCGATGATACCTCGAATGAAGTTGGTTCGTTCTTCGGTTAGCACCCCTCGCCGATACTTCGTCGTGAGTATCAGGTGATAGTGGAGCGAGTAGACCGAATGCGAACCTGAGTCGAGGTCGTACTGCATTGGGTTCGGTAGTTAGTACGACACCCTAACGAAAAAAGATAGCGATTACGTGGGCCTGTGGGACGGCTACCGAACACGTTTGAGAGCTGTACGGCGTTGACGAGACGCAAAGCGTCTCGTTCGCACACCAGAAATCACCGATTTCTGGGGACGCTGTGTCCCCTCCCGACTCGCGCCTTCGGAATTCGTTGAGGAAGGGACTTAGCGCCTTGAGTCACTAAACACTTATCCGTGGAGTATCTCGGTAGGCGTGATGAATCGTCGGAGCTACCTGGGAACGGCCGGTGCGGCGACACTCGCCGGTCTCGCCGGCTGTACCGGACTGCTCGGGATGGACGAACACGAGGCGAACCCGGTCGGTGTCGCTGCCGAGACGCGGGCGGACACCGGGTACGAACAGCGTCGTGTCAACGATCTCGTTATCGAAGAGTCGGTCGACATGCTGCTGTGGTCCGAGACGGTCTCGGTGACGAATTACCTCGTCGAACACGAAAAGAGCGTCTCGGTCGGGCCACTGACGGACCAGCGAGCCGCGGTCTTCGTCGCCCTTTCGACCCCAAAAGTATCGGTCCTCGGCCAGCAGCTCAATCCGATCGAGGACATGGAGACGGCCAGACTCGTGACGATGATCGCAGAGAACTACGAGGGGATGGGCACGCCTCGCCATATCGAAGACGAGAAATTGTCCGTCCTCGACCAGCAGGTCGTCACATCCGCGTTCCGGACGACTGCGACGTTCGCCGGCGGGCAGGAGATCGAGGTGAACCTTCACGTCACGGAGGCCATCGACGCCGGCGACGATCTGGTCGTTGGCGTCGGGGTCTACCCGCGCCAACTCGCCGATCGGGAGCGACCAAACGTCGAGTCGCTGATCACGTCGATCGACCCGTCGGTCGACGTGGAGGGCGAGTCCGCCGATGGAACCAATTCGTCAGATGGCGGCGAGAACCAGAACGGACTCGGTCTCTAACCGACTCGACATCTCTTCTCACGCCAATTCTAGTCTCATCCCTTTTCGACACTTGTCCCCTCCTGGCTCAGGACGGCGACGGCCGCCGTTCCTGAACCCGTTTTCGCTCTTCTTTGGGCGTTTCGACGATCGATTCGACGTACTTCGCCAGGACGTCGACCTCGAGGTGGACCGGATCGCCGACTGCCTTCTCCGAGAGCGTCGTGATCTCGTACGTCGTCGGGACGATAGCCACCGTGACCCGGTCGCCGTCGAGGTCGGCGACGGTGAGGCTGATTCCGTCTATCGTGATCGAGCCCTTCTCCACGACGTACCGGGCGTAACCGTCGGGAAGCTCGAACTCGACGTACCAGTCCTCGCCGACCGATTCGACCGCCGAGACGGTCGCGACCGCGTCGACGTGGCCCTGCACGACGTGGCCGTCGAACCGCCCGCTCGCCGGCATCGCGCGTTCGAGATTCACCGCGTCACCGGCTTCGAGATCGCCGAGGTAGGTACGCTCGACCGTCTCGCTCGCGAGGAACACCTCGAACCACGACCCGGTCTCGAAGCGCTCGACGGTCAGACAGACGCCGCTGACGCTGATACTCGCTCCGTGTGCGACGTCTTCGACCACCTCGTCTGCCTCGATTCGCAGGCGAACGCCGTCGTCGGTCGCGTCGCGCGATCGGATCGTCCCCGTCTCTTCGACGATACCGGTGAACATGTCGAGTTCTCGGGCGTCCTGCGGGTTAATTGTTCCGTTCGCGTTATCTATCTCGGATTCGTTACACCCGGTCGCCGATCCGTCGAAGCCGATCGAACGCCCGCTATCTCCGCGACAGCGCCCGACGCCGACACAGACCACCGAACTCCCGTCGTACCCCCTCCTGACCGACGAACCTTTTGGCCCGGCCGTCTAGTGGTCGCTAATGGCAGGCATCGTCGAGACGATTCAGCTCGCCGGCGTCCTCATCTTCGCGATCCCCGCCGCGATCGCCGGCATCGACTTCCTGGTGTTTCGCGGTGAGCCACTGCTCGGTGGCGCGCTCGTCGGGCTGGCGATCGCCCTCGTCGCGATCGAGCAGTACCTGACGACACCCGGCGATCTGCCGGGGGCGGTCGCGTCGCGGGCGGAGGACGCGCTCACCGTCGAACCCGACGAGGAGGAGTAGGCTGCGATCGATCTCACGCCGTCGATAGGTCGCTGCGCTCTGTGAGCGCGACCGGATCGAGCGTGTGACTCGGCCGCGAGAGCCACTCGACGCCGTCCGTTTCCACCGCGAGGAGGTCGGCGAGGACGACCTCGCGGCCGTCGGGGGCCGGCACGCACGCCTCGAGCGCGACGACGGCCCCCGCCGCGACCTCGTGGGCCGGGCGAACCGGCCGTTCGCCGACGGTGAGGCCCACGCCGCCGACGGTTGCGGTCGCCTCTCGCTCGAAGCCGAAGGAGCCAGCTTCGGCGGCGAGTTCGACTTCGACCGCTCGGACGGACGCGGCGTCGGCCGTGAGCATGGTGGCCGCCGACCGGAGGGCGCTCTCGACGGCGACGTGCGCGCGTCGCTCCCAGCCGCCGTCGGTGTCTGGCACGAGCGTCCGCGCGAGATAGCCCCGGTAGCCACCCGGCCCACGGGGCGCCAGCCGGACGACGAGCGCGTCGCCGGGTCGGATGGGCCGATCGGACTCGGTGCTGGTGATCGACGTCGCTCCTGCGGGACGCGCCCCGGCGGCGACGATCGCGGCATCGATTTCGCGGCGCAGCCGAGCGGTCGTGAGCGGTCCGTCCGCGGTCTGGAGTCCGTCGGTGGTCGCTGTCGCGTCGACGAGTACCTCGCCGGCGTGGTGGAGCCCCGCGACGGCGGCTCGCTGGGCGGTTTCGATCCGGGCACGGGCCACGGCTCCCTTTCGTTCGCGAGCCAGGCCGATGGCGTCGGAGGAGGCGAGTTCGAAGCCCGCTCGCTCTATGTACAGCGCCGCGTCGTGTGGAATCGACGCCGGGGCGAGCAGCGTTTCGTCGTCGGGGAGCGTCGTCGACAGCCGCTCGGCGAGCGTCGCAGCCGGCTGGTCGGCGTCCGCCGGTGAGACGACGAGGATGTCGTCGGACACGACGGCGACGGCCCAGGGGGCGGTCGACCGGCCGTCGAGCGCGTTGCCGGCGGTTAGATCGAGCGACATCTCGAAATCGGTGTTGTCCCCATCGAGTGGCGTCTCGAGACCGGCGACGTCTCCATCCAGTGCCGTGTCGAGACCGGCCGTGTTCGTCTCGGTCGCCGTGTAGCCGTCCCGGTTTGCGAGCAGATAGTGAATTCCGGGATCCTGCCGTGGACCGGCGTGGACAAATCCGGCAGCTGCCTCGTCCGCGAGCGCCGATCGGATCGCCGCGAACGCGTCCGTCACGGCGCTTCGGCTTCGAGTTCCTGTGGGCGCTGGGCCTCCTCGACGAGTTCCTCGAGGCTCTGGTCCGTGAGCTCGTTGTTCAGCAGGACGTCGATCGGCAGCGTGGGGGCACCGTCGACCAGATTCTCGAGCAAGACGAGCCGTTCGCGAGCCCGGGACATCCCGACGTAGAAGACGCGCCGTTCGTTGTCGGTGAGGATGGGGACGGGCGAGGTGGTCTTGGTGAACTCTTCGACGCCGGGGATGTCGGTGACGCCGCCCTCGCCGTCGCCGGAGCGATCCTCGATGGTGGCGACCATCTGCTCGACGACCTTCTCGGTGAGGTCGGTGCCGACGAAGACGTGGTCGGCCTCGCGACCCTTCGCGGAGTGGATGGTGCCGACGCGGACGCGGTCGGTGTCCATCCCGCGGTACTCGCCGATGTTGAAGTAGGCCTTGACGGACTTCTTCTGGAAGCTGGTCACCTTCCGGAGCATGTCCGACGCGGACGCTTCGTCGGGCATGAACGGGACGTGCTCGTCGATCACCGAGGCGGGGACGGTGAGTTCCTCCAGATCGTCGACGCCCGCCTCCTCCTGCAGTTCGTCGATGTCGTCGAAGAGGGCGTCGCGCTCGTTGGTGCCGAACGCGGAGTCCTGGAGCATGTCGGCGAGTCGACGCGCCTCCAGCCCGTCGATATCCTCGTCCTCGCTGATGGCCTCGACGGCGCGGACGTACTGGGTCAGGCGGTCGGTCCACATCCGCTGGTCGGTCAGGGCAGTGAAGGGGACGCCCTCGGTGATGAACTCGTCGATGAACTGGAACATCTGGTAGCGCGCCCGGAAGAGCAGCATGATCGTGCCGTCGCCCTCGACGAGGGCGCGCCGGACCATCCGGACGACGTCGAGCATGGACTTGTTCGTCTCCGCCTCGACGATGCCGCCTTCCTTGCGTGGGTTGAGGTCCTTGTCCTGGCGGACGTCGATGTGGCGGATCTCGCGGTTGACGGCGTTCAACACGTTCGATGGCAGGCGGTAGGAGTTCGGGAGGACGACGTCGTCGTCGACCTCCTCGTCCAGGAGGAGCGCGGGATCGGCGCCCTGCCAGGAGTAGACGACCTGGTCGTCGTCGCCGGCGATCAGCACCTGCTCGACGTGGGGTTTCCACTCCTCGTAGACGTCGTACTGCAGGGTGGTGATGTCCTGAAACTCGTCGATGACGAGGTAGTCGACGTTCGGGACGAGCGAGCGCTGTTCGACTCGCTCTAGCATGTCCGCGAAGCCGATCTTGCCCTCCTGGCCCTTGTAGTTGCGCCAGCCACGGATCGCCTCGGGGACGTCGATTCGATCGTCGTCGCTCGGCCACGTCGGGGTGTACTTGTTACCCTCCTGGGCGTTGTCGTCGATCTCCGGCGGCAGGCGGACCTCCTCGTCGTCCCACTGGAAGGGAACGTCGTACCAGTCGGAGACGTCTCGGCTGGTCCGCTGGAGCCACTGGCTCGTCGCGATGATCTTGTTCCCGATGGTCGTCGAGCGGGCGGTCCGGCGGCCGGCGCCGCTGTACTCGTCCTCGTACTCGATGCCGTAGTCCTCACAGAAGCCTTCCTTGTCGGACTCGCCGATGACGTCGCCGCGCGAGAGGTCCAGCAGTTCGTAGGCCTTCGCGTGCATCGTACAGACGTTGCCCTGCAGCGAGCGGGGGTTCTCGTCCAGACGCTCGGCGAGGCGCTCGCGGACCTCCTGGGCGGCAGCACGGGTGTAGGAGACGACGAGAATGTCACGGAACGTGACGTCGTCGGCTTCGAGAATCTCTTCGACGTGGTCGAGCAGCGCGGTCGTTTTCCCGCTGCCCGGCCCACCGAAGAGGCGCGTCACCGTCGTGTCGCTTGCGGTCATTGTCACCGTACAAGGGCGCGTCCCTCATAAGTGACGTGGGTTTCGTTCGAGCTACCGGTGGCTGAATCGTCGGCCGTTTTCGGCTGCGACA containing:
- a CDS encoding ABC transporter ATP-binding protein, whose product is MATSEPAVTLDDVRKTYQLAEPVHALDGVSLSLPRGSYTAIMGPSGSGKSTLMNVIGCLDTPTEGRVVIDGADVSTLSERERTRLRGTEIGFVFQTFNLMPRLTALENVAMPQLFQNVGRADRNERARNLLDRVGLADRADHRPNELSGGQRQRVALARALVNDPAIVLADEPSGNLDTETEAGILDLFAEFHDAGTTLLVVSHERHVAERAERIVHLLDGKIERIEALDDAYDGPEPPSAGPDGTPSSTAGRDEQGATATDRGTDQEGSDRGPDR
- a CDS encoding DUF402 domain-containing protein, translating into MTATEGADGPDEHDPASVRIRGTYTTALTQRLQTAGHEVVQASDPIEERFDGTFATAPASVRIETTRDRLGVECSGPAAAVAGVADAVESAGVDTLRWDDDAPRGAVFDATVSDADGGSGAVVDLGNGERGYLPYDAADGYVDAGDRYRVQVKEPTPPWADDLPRVEPTITVGGGLCTLTRDRGGVRAAAPGETGEELVGLTDLLSVDPPDGWGVRWERTAADADMDAMTTALERATERAERVDDALAAAGSMDGNGAEGDGTNGAIIAPNATEWCWFGRESRFALDETRRAVETTMPGHHRTKAADRGASAAVDFAEAVCGEAMAGAGDGFGDAFGGDADVDFPFAAVTRQFGPQTGDRLALGHGKPDGRLITLGPGEVTAWDADGSLTLERSIRGGGQYDGLGAPKESGDIAVTKLREGRWWYPTTYKRADGTVIGTYVNICTPVECFPDTARYVDLHVDVVRHGDGTVEIVDEDELATAVDDGFVSEALADKATSVANAVARALGE
- a CDS encoding RNA-guided endonuclease InsQ/TnpB family protein, producing MYYSYKYRLKPSNAHREELDRHRDICRQLYNHTRYRLNEYQDEHGELPSMTTLRSELPDLKKWWNDLSDVYSKVLQTVVERLFDNLKGLSKLKENGYGVGQLKWKPPREFRSFTYSQSGFKLDKKGGQTVLSLSKLADIPIQLHREIPDDAAFKQVTLKKEPTGEWFATFGVQMDRESPEPPENPEKCVGIDVGILTYAHDTDGTAVGSLDLSDERERLEREQRKLSRKEHGSNNYEKQRRRIAECHADLRRKRRDFLHKLSKYYAREYDLVAVEDLNVKGMMESPSNSRNTASAAWRTFLSLLEYKCEREGTHFVAVNPRGTTKECASCGVETKKPLWVREHSCPACGFEADRDANAAWNILSRGLEDVGVGYSESTPVETALPVDTPVSAKRVVEAGSPIWSRARSARSHGQRDRRSRATLKERTASAVSE
- the tnpA gene encoding IS200/IS605-like element ISHru2 family transposase, with protein sequence MQYDLDSGSHSVYSLHYHLILTTKYRRGVLTEERTNFIRGIIEGFADNYGVELVNLDGEDDHIHVQFRAKPTTDLVKFINTVKGATARRIRNEYEDELKTELWGDSFWNSSYCLLSTGQVSLDVLKQYVEEQRES
- a CDS encoding DUF6517 family protein, producing MNRRSYLGTAGAATLAGLAGCTGLLGMDEHEANPVGVAAETRADTGYEQRRVNDLVIEESVDMLLWSETVSVTNYLVEHEKSVSVGPLTDQRAAVFVALSTPKVSVLGQQLNPIEDMETARLVTMIAENYEGMGTPRHIEDEKLSVLDQQVVTSAFRTTATFAGGQEIEVNLHVTEAIDAGDDLVVGVGVYPRQLADRERPNVESLITSIDPSVDVEGESADGTNSSDGGENQNGLGL
- a CDS encoding riboflavin synthase, with translation MFTGIVEETGTIRSRDATDDGVRLRIEADEVVEDVAHGASISVSGVCLTVERFETGSWFEVFLASETVERTYLGDLEAGDAVNLERAMPASGRFDGHVVQGHVDAVATVSAVESVGEDWYVEFELPDGYARYVVEKGSITIDGISLTVADLDGDRVTVAIVPTTYEITTLSEKAVGDPVHLEVDVLAKYVESIVETPKEERKRVQERRPSPS
- a CDS encoding DUF7533 family protein, encoding MAGIVETIQLAGVLIFAIPAAIAGIDFLVFRGEPLLGGALVGLAIALVAIEQYLTTPGDLPGAVASRAEDALTVEPDEEE
- a CDS encoding M24 family metallopeptidase; amino-acid sequence: MTDAFAAIRSALADEAAAGFVHAGPRQDPGIHYLLANRDGYTATETNTAGLDTALDGDVAGLETPLDGDNTDFEMSLDLTAGNALDGRSTAPWAVAVVSDDILVVSPADADQPAATLAERLSTTLPDDETLLAPASIPHDAALYIERAGFELASSDAIGLARERKGAVARARIETAQRAAVAGLHHAGEVLVDATATTDGLQTADGPLTTARLRREIDAAIVAAGARPAGATSITSTESDRPIRPGDALVVRLAPRGPGGYRGYLARTLVPDTDGGWERRAHVAVESALRSAATMLTADAASVRAVEVELAAEAGSFGFEREATATVGGVGLTVGERPVRPAHEVAAGAVVALEACVPAPDGREVVLADLLAVETDGVEWLSRPSHTLDPVALTERSDLSTA